The stretch of DNA CGGGAAAAGCTTACCTCCAGGCACCTCGGCGTGAAAACGTGAGGATCCAATAATATTTCTTCCTGCTGTGATTCTGATCAGCAAGTTCATTTGCTATGTTTAACTTTTTGTTTACACTAGATTGCAGCAAGTCCCTCCAGTATAAAAGATGAACGACTTTGGGGTACCATTCCTCAGTCCAGTGGTCAAAAAGCCTCTCTACTACACTCTCCAACAACCAAACCAACTCATTCACAATGTTCGCTCGTGCTGCCTCTACTTTTGTGCTCGCTCTCCCCCTCCTTGCGGCCGCCAGTGCTGTTCCCCGTAACGACGGCCCATCCAACCAGTGCAACACTGGCAGCCTTCAGTGCTGCGACTCTACTCAGAGCGTGAGTTGCCAGAAAGATATTATCAAACCATAACTAATATCTGTAACCCGATTTTTAGGCGACCTCGAGCTCAGTCGCAGGCCTGCTCGGTCTTTtgggcgtcgtcgtcggctcTGTCACCGGACTCGTTGGAGGTATGTTATATTTTGTACCCCATAAAATTTGGTATCTGATAAAATATGTGCAGTAAACTGCTCTCCCATTAGCGTCGTTGGCATCAGCGGAAACTCTTGCTCCGCTCAACCTGTCTGCTGCACTGACAACTCCTTCGTAAGTTTTTTGTGCTTCCCAATCAATTCTAAATGTCTAAACGGATTTTATAAAGAACGGAGTCATTGCTCTCGGATGCTCCCCCATTAACCTCAACTTGTAAACGCATGCCTTTGAGACATCTTACTTCCCTTGGACTTTGAGACTTGTTGCAGTTGCCGCTCGGAATAGCACTTTTGTTTTGTAAAAAATAACTAAAAAAAATGTGGATCTTTGTTTGGGTATTTGGATATATAGTCTTTCTTTAAACTGCTAAGTGTTTACTTTAAACAATGCAAACCTTCGACGTGAGTACATTCAGCTTTACAAAAACCATTATCAGGACCGCGTGCTGGGCTATTAATAGACGCCCAAAATTAACTGCAAGTTCGGCAAAGACAGTTATTCCGGTTCGGCACTTCAATTTGACGGGTTCATTTAACTCTAAACGTATGTTGTGCCGACGAAAATCACCCGATAACAAACACTGCCTTACCTtgaaaaatatttcaaactTCAAGGACGGTGCTCAATCCGAATTGCCCAACAGTCAACTGGCATAGGATTTGGACAACATGCGTGAGGTCCGAACTCAAGTTGGACCCGCTATCGCTGGGGTCAAAGTAGTTGCCGGGTGCCAGTGTCCTCTTCCAAAAAATGGACGCATTCTGGAAGTTACTGGAATTGAAACGTACCTTTGAGATTCCAGATCGCCCTTGACCGCTATGAATATAAGATTGAGGTACATAAGCCTATTTCGAAGACGCTATGTTTTGTTGCCCGCCAGTGCCAGCTTAAAGTGTGAGGAAAGTTAGGAAAAGACGTCTGGAGATTCCTCGGACCTGATACCTATGTTCTCGAAATGTCATCTCGCGTTGTGTCGGAAGCCATTGTTGGAAGAGTGGGATAAAGTCACTACAAAGAGAAGTGGAAAGACTTCTGAGAGGTCACCACCACGCGCGATTGGCCACGTTCCTAAACCGAGGGCATGGAGTGAGCACACTCGTGATCTCTCACTTCGACTCAGCCATGATGTTGAGACGCCTAAATGGTCATGTTTTTCTCGGAAAACAATTGAAAGAACCTTGCTTACTCTTGGGCGCAGACTCGGGGCAGAGGGGGGATTTGAAATTACAATGAACCAATGATACTATGCTTATATTATGTCGTTCCCAGTCCATCAAATGCATGGAACCGCGATGTTTTTCGACTTCTTGGTTTTCTGCGGCAATGCGGCTTATGCGGGACTGCGGTGAACGTGATGGAGGGAGTGAAAGTGGGTCATTGTGTttgatatgaccaatcacACACTTTCTCATCTATATTTCACATAAATGTCAATGAGGCACTGAAGTTGCAACCACATATAGCCTAGTGTGCTCttattgaatatcttggtcTAACCATAAAGCGAATAGTCGAGGTACAATGTTTTAAGGTGATTACCGTGTAAACCAACCCGAAGATCGTTACGAAAGTCCACGTTCTCAGAAGCTTGCGGCTCCAAGGTTCACAACCTCTGTAAGAACTTCTGACATTTCTGGTGAACAACTGAGGAGTTGAGGGGAGGACGATTGGCTCTTGACTTCCAGTGGCCAACGAATAGCAAAGCGTCCTTACCGCACCAATAGGGATGCCTCAACGGAATCACTACCCGCTGTCGAATTATTGACATCGTGGAAACTCCCTGAGTGGGATCAGTCTCAGTCAAAGAGGACGGCATTGAGCCTTACAAGTACTGATCAATGCAATGTCTAATGAGAGCAATGGGTTTGTGGCGGCTATGTAGCTTTGCGTCAAATATTGTCGAATCAGAGTACAGCCAGCGGCAGCAGCCGTATTACTTCCCTGACAAGAATGACAGCCGCAATGTCTGGTTTTACGAGAACGCCAGGCCGAGCCGCGACGGAACATGGGATGTCGATACTGCAAACCTTGTACGCTCTGCGGACAACATTGACTCTGAAAATGTATAAAAGGGAGGGCATTAAACAGCATTCCTCAGTCGAACACAGTTCAGCTACTACTCTCAGCTTACTTTTCTCTGAGTCCTATCTCCAATTTTTTTCAAGATGTTCGCCCGCACCTCTGCTCTCGTCCTcgctcttcctctccttgcTGCTGCCAGCGCCGTCCCCCGCACTGATGGTCCTTCGAACCAGTGCAATACCGGACCTGTTCAGTGCTGCAACAGTCTTTTGAGCGTAAGTCTCAATTACTCTCCGGACTAAAGAATTAATCGGCTGATTTATGAATATAGTCGACCTCCAGCACCTCCAACTCTCTCCTCGGTTTGTTGGGCATTGTTCTCGGGGACATCACCGGTCTCCTCGGTCGTAAGTAGATTACTATGGATTGTATCCGAGAACGGCGCATTGATAGGATCGACTCTGCCAGTCAACTGCTCTCCCCTCAGCGTCGTTGGCATCGGAGGCAACTCCTGCTCTACCCAGCCCGTCTGCTGCACTAACAACCAATTCGTGAGTTATTCTATCATTGAATGCTGCACACTAGTGTCTTAACATGCGATTGTAGAATGGTCTTATCAACCTCGGCTGCTCTcccatcaacatcaaccttTAAGAGGACTTCAACGTCTCGATGGGGTGACGGGAGTATGACGCGCTCTGTGTACTTCGTGTCAAACCGTCTTGTATACGAGAATTTGAGAACTTAGCGATTATAATTTTTGAAAACCAATATATAATATCTTGTACCTTCTCGATGAACGATATGAGGCGCGAAATTTGAACTCTTAGCAACTCGCGGCTAGCGTCCGCTTTTGGAAATGAACTCACCATTTTGGGTCAATTAACGGATCATGCTGCGCGATCAGATGATTCTTGAGTCTAACTGCTTATACGGGTTGGGAAATGTACCTGCAGGGCCATTTCAGATGCTCTACAGCATTTTGTGTCAATTCAGTAGTCTAGTACTGATTCGTAGAAGCTGATTCCAACCGGAAGCACTTGTCATGAAGACCCTGTTCTCTCTGAATCTAATGCGTCCCGATTGCGGCCCATTTTATGATTTCCAGAGCACTTTATTTGTAAAAGGGAGTtgtaaaataaataaattcaATGCAAAGTTTCGGTGCGTCCAGGGTTGGCCAACGCTTGATCCGGGTCTAACTAAAAAGTGAATAGTTGAGGTACATATTCCGGGTCCCTCGAAAGCCAAGAAGAATTCTGTGACGGTGTTTTGCTCAGGTCCCCATTACGTGCAGAGCTGGGGCCTGGAGTCTTAGATGTAGAAATCTCAAGTTCCAAGTTTTATCTTGACTTTTACCTCAACCAACGCCCAGGCTATTACGAAGCAACGTGGCGCCCTGTTTCTTTTCAGGAAAGTGAGGATGATCAAATCAGGCTAGGCTTGCTCGGTCGTGGTTGTGATTATACTCCTATCATCGATGCTCTATACAGCATCTTCGTCAACATCGGCCTTTCTGCCATATTGTCTTTTAAGTGTGTTGAATGGGCAGCTCATTTCTGCCTATGTTTGGAATGGAAGTCTCCATATTGGGGCATATATTGCTTGAATTCATAAGAAAACTACTGTATTTCGCTAGCGTGCCGCGAGTTTCTCGATGAGGCTGTTCTATAGGTCCTTCAAAATAGTGATTCAAATACGTACTCTTGTTGAACGTTCTGTGCCACAAGATCTCAAAATGCTTCAAAATGTACCTGAAATTGTATTATTCCGCTACCCCTCGGCAATTGGTGTCAGCTCACCTTTCACCAGTGATTAGTCTAATACATTTTTGACCGAATGGTACCTTGGAAGTTGGAGCATCTCTCGTGGCTGCTTCTCGCTTAGTTTCGATGTTCTTGAACTTGCTTCTTAGGGTCACATGTTGGAAGATGCCGCTGTGCCATCCATAAATCTAGAACTGAGGCGGAATTTGAAGGTTTTTTATGTTACTCGTGTCTAATCACTAAGCTCTGTAAGAATGAGATGAATGAGACGGCGAACCAACTAGCACCAGATAATGTGTCAAGTGTATTCCTTACCCTTTCTGATTCCGCCCAAATCGTGCTTCCTCCATTCCGAAGACAGCGCCGTTCAGACGGCAGGGTGCAGTAGTTGTCCATCATAGACTCAGCC from Psilocybe cubensis strain MGC-MH-2018 chromosome 7, whole genome shotgun sequence encodes:
- a CDS encoding Fruiting body protein SC1, translating into MFARAASTFVLALPLLAAASAVPRNDGPSNQCNTGSLQCCDSTQSATSSSVAGLLGLLGVVVGSVTGLVGVNCSPISVVGISGNSCSAQPVCCTDNSFNGVIALGCSPINLNL
- a CDS encoding Fruiting body protein SC1 — its product is MGLWRLCSFASNIVESEYSQRQQPYYFPDKNDSRNVWFYENARPSRDGTWDVDTANLVRSADNIDSENMFARTSALVLALPLLAAASAVPRTDGPSNQCNTGPVQCCNSLLSSTSSTSNSLLGLLGIVLGDITGLLGRSTLPVNCSPLSVVGIGGNSCSTQPVCCTNNQFNGLINLGCSPININL